Proteins from one Spirochaetota bacterium genomic window:
- a CDS encoding L-erythro-3,5-diaminohexanoate dehydrogenase, whose amino-acid sequence MNEEYIPNGNPFGTHRVIEPVGSLPQPAQRINNDTSVLWDNEILIDVDTLNIDSASFAQLKSEVGGDIAGIEEMILDIVNSRGKMHNPVTGSGGMLMGNVAKVGKRLKGRDDLSEGDRIASLVSLSLTPLKIDTILEIKPDTDQVRIKGRAILFESGIYSRLDGDLPDPLALAVLDVAGAPAQTGRLVKPGDTVVIIGATGKSGILCSYVARKIAGSTGRIIGIGHTDERIRVLSSLNLCDIIIKQDARDALSCYEEIMRVTEGGLADLVINSVNIPDTELSSILICRQGGKVYFFSMATSFTKAALGAEGVGKDIEMIIGNGYAENHAKTALSILTESKDIRDLFESIYV is encoded by the coding sequence ATGAATGAAGAGTATATACCTAATGGAAATCCATTCGGAACGCATCGAGTAATTGAGCCTGTGGGATCGCTACCTCAACCAGCTCAAAGGATTAATAATGACACAAGCGTGTTGTGGGATAATGAAATACTCATTGATGTAGATACGCTGAATATCGATTCAGCAAGCTTTGCGCAGTTGAAGAGCGAGGTTGGGGGTGACATAGCTGGGATTGAGGAAATGATCCTGGATATTGTAAATTCTCGCGGCAAGATGCATAACCCTGTTACAGGATCTGGCGGGATGCTCATGGGTAATGTTGCTAAGGTTGGCAAAAGGTTAAAGGGGAGAGATGATTTAAGTGAGGGTGACAGAATTGCCAGCCTAGTCTCCCTATCCCTTACACCCCTTAAGATTGACACGATACTTGAGATTAAACCTGATACAGATCAGGTGAGAATAAAGGGAAGAGCAATACTATTTGAAAGCGGTATATATTCAAGGCTCGATGGCGATCTTCCTGATCCTCTAGCATTGGCAGTATTGGATGTCGCTGGGGCTCCGGCTCAAACAGGGAGGCTTGTGAAGCCCGGCGATACTGTTGTTATAATTGGGGCAACCGGTAAATCTGGGATTCTATGTTCATATGTGGCCCGGAAGATTGCAGGCTCAACCGGTCGCATTATCGGGATTGGCCATACAGATGAGAGGATTCGCGTCTTAAGCTCCCTTAATTTATGCGATATAATAATTAAGCAGGATGCTCGGGATGCTCTATCCTGTTATGAAGAGATCATGAGAGTAACTGAAGGAGGGCTCGCAGACCTTGTGATTAACTCTGTCAATATTCCGGATACAGAATTATCTTCAATTTTAATCTGCCGACAAGGCGGGAAGGTATACTTTTTCAGCATGGCAACCTCATTTACTAAAGCCGCCCTGGGAGCTGAGGGGGTTGGCAAGGATATTGAGATGATTATAGGGAATGGTTATGCTGAGAATCATGCCAAGACAGCACTTAGTATTTTAACTGAATCAAAGGATATTAGAGATTTGTTTGAATCCATTTACGTTTGA
- a CDS encoding ABC transporter permease — MFSKLGRRIIEIFDLTGFTILILFETLYYLKNIISKREDILKQMYIAGVKTLFVCSIVAVFTGMILALQAGIELMRFQQQAFVGDLIITSMTREMGPFMTAIILTSSVGSAMAAEIATMKVSEEIDALEMMTISPVKFLIMPRVVALSIMLPLATIYTNVLGTLGGAVVAKFQLHVSFDIYYTHVLDSLKFKDAYVGLFKAFMFGIIISGISCSQGLRAVNGAIGVGKATRSSVVVSFLMVLIIGYFITSIFYGYII, encoded by the coding sequence ATTTTTTCCAAGCTTGGCAGAAGGATCATAGAGATATTTGATCTTACTGGATTTACAATACTTATTCTATTCGAAACCCTCTATTATTTAAAAAATATCATAAGCAAGAGGGAGGATATTCTCAAGCAGATGTATATCGCTGGAGTGAAAACCCTATTCGTCTGCTCTATTGTCGCCGTTTTCACTGGAATGATTCTCGCGCTCCAGGCTGGCATAGAGTTGATGAGATTCCAGCAGCAGGCCTTTGTGGGGGACCTGATCATCACATCCATGACTAGAGAGATGGGCCCCTTTATGACAGCAATAATTCTTACCTCCTCAGTAGGATCAGCAATGGCTGCAGAGATAGCGACTATGAAGGTTAGTGAAGAGATAGACGCTTTAGAGATGATGACAATAAGCCCAGTTAAGTTCTTAATAATGCCCAGGGTGGTTGCCCTCTCCATCATGTTGCCTCTCGCCACTATTTATACGAATGTGCTTGGGACTCTGGGTGGAGCAGTCGTCGCCAAATTTCAACTCCATGTTTCCTTTGATATCTACTACACGCATGTTCTGGATTCCCTCAAGTTTAAGGACGCTTATGTTGGGCTTTTTAAGGCCTTCATGTTTGGGATTATTATATCCGGAATAAGCTGCTCCCAAGGCTTGAGGGCTGTTAATGGAGCAATTGGAGTTGGGAAGGCCACCAGATCCTCAGTGGTTGTGTCATTCCTCATGGTCTTAATAATCGGCTATTTTATTACATCAATATTTTATGGTTATATTATATGA